A window of the Pseudoalteromonas sp. A25 genome harbors these coding sequences:
- a CDS encoding poly-gamma-glutamate synthase PgsB, producing MNKQQLKRQLEELLFANTERFWINLYHHKYQQLIDELCDWPLFMNKPEHESLESWLLLHSITFIRHKIETQQAEIAAKRDEYQLFVTRLSKSEVEYEKQQHILSYSRKLGATTKQLKADKAAFTRWFDEGGMRDRYLSRVAEIEQGIKFLVAKLGTLSSRYLALNKTQIEGIWQALDLQPFFLKLLEQNQTPFIRHSIIRALVNQVALLQEYNADSQLSSELIARLVEFLDDEQTPYTAIIDILEILIHQRPTFVRGHMWAALFIDDQQVNNDQLFILAALPRVLIQQATLTDKDFVLLEQLSQHEYPRVRQALLEQTPYMPESFAKTIIFSRFYAEDIDAVRYTLMKLFTSERYAEDMFAFECWQKTVLGKYSLPIKRITLEISARVMLNMQLNHRAQEQVFALFIDTLNQALMQAHPIAIKRYITRTREQLVSFYNQELIANINDQLTNSHVIKLDCESIEPHVLGRTLSFLAQRRVGFNGKISKGKWHIKEGYRVARRLWRVIHELRHSSTDKRPGFSHTTARKPSAQLHIASCSIAEISETNVPGEPLYHLSEHSARVHLPLLDYILSILSQDNVSSPVFSYTPDGILEIAKPSSLLRRIYAYSYITLHFQQLDNLRKGGEFEQQKYLEELKKLGFTIQFKAYGDVLNCTFPVEDSIKNLFANLSIAPSVIAIWSSFKEYSYSVYQNTLSQLIFFVVTFSAYFWGRHLYVSRKIIRNREAIAVSIGGWGTRGKSGTERLKAALFSALALRCITKTTGCEAMMIYCKITGEQYEVPIFRPFNKATIWEQSDILEFAKSVKADVFLWECMGLTPRYVRILRRWMKDNFVTITNAYPDHEDILGPSGVDVAKEMSIFVGENSQVFTSEQTMAPFLESAAKEQNSTLIQVHWGDGFQITPEIKALYPYDEHPDNIALVCKMAQYIGINKDFVFKATAERIVPDIGVLLHFPIAHVDKLQQSFVNSMSANERLATIENWQRLELFKLGEQDHVQTIALINNREDRVARSKVFANIMAEDLCFDYIVVVGTNVSGFASYLKTAVIEKLEKTIENNDKESLAHFIYQLKLQDDKLQLARSLNVSLAESPLTIEQLDNCECLEAALKNNDALCERQQQLFLKRYQNWRMANTLLGFDDLAKHAKEIMHSCLTLLDEKLIVVDNAHISADELTQLISQLGCQNQHQLIVGMQNIKGVGLNYVQSWQQWQKTQKLCERLTSSKSTSGEFKQALNILAHQSNFNALEIDLVEKTVRSLMKAPQAQSELSQAELQILINKVENQDANSQKGSETHNTKNPIKRFVYQVMESFLEAGAAVKRKKLAQQVYQDIASQHITIERATDVLSKLSQSQKTGWLLAKDKKS from the coding sequence ATGAATAAACAGCAACTAAAACGACAATTAGAAGAGCTGCTGTTTGCCAATACAGAGCGCTTTTGGATCAACCTCTATCACCATAAGTATCAGCAACTTATTGATGAGCTATGTGACTGGCCCTTGTTTATGAACAAACCTGAACATGAGTCGTTAGAGTCTTGGTTGCTGCTGCACTCAATCACGTTCATACGCCATAAGATAGAAACGCAACAAGCTGAAATTGCAGCGAAGCGCGATGAATACCAACTTTTCGTAACTCGGCTATCAAAAAGTGAAGTGGAGTACGAGAAGCAACAACATATTTTAAGTTATTCACGAAAACTTGGCGCAACCACCAAGCAGCTCAAAGCAGATAAAGCAGCCTTTACTCGCTGGTTTGATGAGGGCGGCATGCGTGACCGATACCTAAGCCGTGTTGCAGAAATAGAACAAGGCATTAAGTTCTTGGTAGCTAAATTAGGCACACTCAGCTCTCGTTACTTGGCTCTTAATAAGACCCAGATAGAGGGAATATGGCAAGCGCTCGATTTACAGCCGTTTTTTCTTAAACTGCTAGAGCAAAATCAAACCCCATTTATTCGCCATAGTATTATTCGAGCACTGGTAAACCAAGTAGCGTTGCTTCAAGAGTACAATGCTGACTCTCAACTCAGTTCAGAACTCATTGCGCGATTAGTTGAATTTCTTGATGACGAGCAAACTCCATACACTGCGATCATCGATATCCTCGAAATACTGATACATCAGCGTCCTACCTTTGTACGCGGCCATATGTGGGCGGCACTGTTCATTGACGATCAACAAGTTAACAACGACCAATTATTTATACTCGCAGCTCTACCGCGCGTATTGATACAACAGGCAACACTCACCGACAAAGACTTTGTGCTGTTAGAGCAACTTTCTCAACATGAATACCCTAGAGTAAGACAAGCACTGTTAGAGCAAACACCGTATATGCCCGAGTCATTTGCAAAAACAATTATTTTTTCGCGGTTCTACGCAGAAGATATAGATGCTGTGCGTTATACACTAATGAAATTATTTACCAGTGAACGGTACGCCGAAGATATGTTTGCCTTCGAATGTTGGCAAAAAACCGTGCTCGGCAAGTATAGCTTACCTATAAAGCGCATCACTTTAGAAATAAGTGCTCGCGTAATGCTTAATATGCAGCTTAACCACCGTGCTCAAGAGCAAGTGTTTGCACTGTTTATCGACACCCTCAATCAAGCTTTGATGCAAGCACACCCTATCGCTATCAAACGCTATATCACCAGGACAAGAGAGCAGTTAGTCAGTTTTTACAACCAAGAATTAATTGCCAATATCAACGACCAACTTACCAACTCTCATGTCATAAAACTAGATTGCGAAAGCATCGAGCCGCATGTTCTTGGCCGTACTTTGAGTTTTTTAGCACAGAGGCGGGTGGGCTTTAACGGTAAAATATCGAAAGGAAAATGGCATATTAAGGAAGGCTATAGAGTTGCCAGGAGATTATGGCGAGTTATTCATGAATTACGTCATAGTAGCACAGATAAACGCCCCGGATTTAGTCACACAACCGCCAGAAAACCAAGTGCCCAACTACATATAGCCAGTTGTAGTATCGCAGAGATCAGCGAGACGAATGTACCAGGAGAACCGCTTTATCATCTAAGTGAGCACAGTGCTCGTGTGCACTTACCTTTGTTGGATTATATACTTTCAATATTGAGCCAAGATAATGTCTCTTCCCCTGTTTTTAGCTACACACCTGATGGAATTTTAGAAATAGCAAAGCCGAGCTCATTATTACGCAGAATTTACGCTTATAGCTATATTACTTTGCACTTTCAACAGCTTGATAATTTGCGAAAAGGCGGTGAATTTGAACAACAAAAATACTTAGAAGAGCTCAAAAAGTTGGGGTTCACCATTCAATTTAAAGCATACGGAGATGTGCTTAATTGCACATTCCCAGTTGAAGACAGTATAAAAAACCTGTTTGCAAACCTCAGTATCGCCCCTAGCGTTATTGCTATTTGGTCTAGCTTTAAAGAATATTCCTATTCCGTTTATCAAAACACCCTCTCTCAACTGATATTCTTCGTAGTCACTTTTAGTGCTTACTTTTGGGGCAGGCATTTATATGTTAGCCGAAAGATAATTCGTAACAGAGAAGCTATCGCAGTTAGTATCGGTGGCTGGGGCACTCGCGGAAAGTCCGGTACCGAACGATTGAAAGCCGCGCTTTTTAGTGCATTAGCACTGCGCTGCATTACCAAGACTACGGGTTGTGAGGCTATGATGATCTACTGCAAAATCACCGGAGAGCAGTATGAGGTGCCTATATTTAGACCATTCAATAAAGCGACAATCTGGGAACAAAGTGATATTTTAGAGTTTGCAAAGTCAGTAAAAGCAGACGTTTTTTTATGGGAGTGCATGGGGCTGACTCCTCGCTACGTAAGGATCTTGAGGCGCTGGATGAAAGACAACTTCGTTACTATCACCAATGCTTATCCTGATCATGAAGATATACTCGGGCCAAGCGGCGTTGATGTAGCAAAAGAAATGTCAATTTTTGTTGGTGAAAACTCACAGGTATTTACCAGTGAACAAACCATGGCACCATTTCTTGAAAGCGCAGCCAAAGAGCAGAACTCAACTCTTATTCAAGTGCATTGGGGAGATGGCTTTCAAATTACACCTGAAATTAAAGCCCTCTATCCTTATGATGAACACCCAGATAACATCGCCCTTGTGTGCAAAATGGCCCAATATATTGGGATTAATAAAGACTTTGTTTTTAAAGCGACCGCTGAGCGTATCGTGCCAGACATTGGCGTACTTTTGCATTTCCCTATCGCTCACGTCGATAAGTTACAGCAATCTTTTGTAAACAGTATGTCTGCTAATGAGCGCCTTGCTACGATAGAGAATTGGCAACGTTTAGAACTATTTAAACTCGGTGAACAAGACCATGTACAAACTATCGCACTGATCAACAACCGCGAAGACCGAGTTGCTCGATCTAAAGTATTTGCCAACATCATGGCCGAAGATTTATGTTTTGACTATATCGTGGTAGTAGGCACCAATGTCAGTGGGTTTGCAAGTTACCTAAAAACTGCTGTGATTGAGAAACTAGAGAAAACGATAGAAAACAATGATAAAGAGTCGCTCGCACATTTTATCTATCAGCTCAAATTACAAGACGACAAATTACAGCTCGCTAGGTCGTTAAACGTGTCTTTAGCGGAAAGTCCATTGACTATCGAGCAATTAGATAACTGCGAGTGTTTAGAAGCTGCGCTAAAAAACAATGATGCTCTGTGTGAGAGACAACAGCAGCTCTTTTTAAAGCGCTACCAAAACTGGCGCATGGCTAATACACTTTTAGGCTTTGATGACTTAGCAAAACATGCAAAAGAAATCATGCACAGTTGCCTTACATTATTAGATGAAAAACTTATCGTAGTAGACAATGCCCATATTAGCGCCGATGAACTCACTCAATTAATTTCACAGCTTGGCTGTCAAAACCAACACCAGTTAATTGTTGGGATGCAAAATATTAAAGGTGTTGGATTAAATTATGTGCAGAGCTGGCAGCAGTGGCAAAAAACACAAAAGCTATGCGAACGATTAACATCTTCCAAATCAACAAGCGGAGAGTTTAAGCAGGCATTAAACATCTTAGCCCATCAGAGCAACTTTAATGCCTTAGAAATCGACTTGGTAGAAAAAACAGTTCGCAGTTTGATGAAAGCCCCTCAAGCTCAGAGTGAGTTAAGTCAGGCTGAATTGCAAATACTGATCAATAAGGTTGAGAATCAAGATGCAAATTCACAAAAGGGCAGTGAAACACACAATACAAAAAATCCAATAAAGCGCTTTGTCTATCAGGTAATGGAATCGTTCTTAGAGGCTGGAGCTGCCGTAAAACGGAAAAAACTTGCCCAGCAAGTTTACCAAGATATTGCCTCACAACACATCACCATTGAGCGCGCAACAGACGTACTTTCTAAATTAAGTCAAAGCCAAAAGACGGGGTGGTTACTCGCAAAAGATAAAAAAAGCTAG
- a CDS encoding poly-gamma-glutamate biosynthesis protein PgsC/CapC — protein sequence MDWVLPLFPNGSGLGQSVITTVWVGIAIVCFFNLRFGFPLTGLVVPGYLVPLLIVSPTSAAVILIEAIVVYWLMRFCAQTLLERFGYAEMFGRDRFFAIILLSIFIRVIMDSLFWPMIANELKLWDISFDYASDLHSLGLVIIALAANVMWNHGFKYGVKTTVIQLLCTYIVVRFVLMPFTNFSIANLAIMYEAVASSIVAAPKAYIILVLTAFIASRANLRYGWEFNGILLPALLALQLLQPSKLLTSFIETAVILIAGGALLRFTKLKNANLEGARLLFFFFNIGFIYKLSLNYLLINYYPTVKVTDTFAFGYMLSTLLALKIYQKSALGLIIRATFQTSILGGALAILIGFLIMFVPGLFNKQTQNFPAISPDHLSIPALVSDYKGALYTASQTQFTIGQYQQNLNINRFKSAVTKLVENPKEQFKIAQNIFNELGFELQQDTRYLYIHDRSQDTLRGLFIITKQPHAQHIVTVPYPTNERLASDSATLLFEHLNSYALAMGTAKNSLQSGINIPQSPYYQAFIEALPLTEVLQIRELNKRSRKTLPTGYDRNDCQAWAYNQLPHSLNQSELSTLLACNKFAFGLSDKANLPHPNYTFSMLEIYVNNYSYTQLLAKVSLTQNSEQQFPIEHRKLTLNKAIDEFAPHISAKGSEHFSALSHKEAALWEFEILRPLYRLTDELKNRSLDQDIFNRLANINKIAHFHGYKITHFSDGLYDFLMLSPRAGTQYYQQGQGLYIIRIGNAQLLNIQVPRPLFESLTLKFAGSLYKSTNAKILLVAGAHPLASTEANVMKPTNTTSLFNVVHQSLLRYYYAKPVLNLQIRSHGAPSAIRPTALSFANTTPSDDHEELLMSLHRGLSQLGVSYERVAGQSKTRGLELGSSAQTGYEVFSTRSELAALWLASDYKQVFAVSNSALQQRFVAISTNTSVQQLQLDELRLRQWHALTSAQLTAINQLTEQYTTTQHLPALSQICEVLSQCTLNTGVITELNELVLLIKQNNHLVALFMPTRNILLNKQNYTEILKGEYRVLD from the coding sequence ATGGACTGGGTCCTTCCTCTTTTTCCAAATGGCAGCGGGTTAGGCCAATCCGTTATTACTACCGTTTGGGTTGGTATCGCCATTGTTTGTTTTTTTAACCTACGTTTTGGTTTTCCATTAACAGGCTTAGTTGTGCCCGGCTACTTAGTGCCGCTACTCATTGTCAGCCCAACTTCAGCAGCTGTCATTTTAATTGAAGCCATCGTAGTTTATTGGCTCATGCGCTTTTGTGCACAAACACTGCTAGAGAGGTTTGGCTATGCTGAAATGTTTGGTAGAGATCGCTTCTTCGCTATCATTTTACTGAGTATTTTTATACGGGTTATAATGGACAGCCTGTTTTGGCCTATGATTGCGAATGAGTTGAAGTTGTGGGATATCAGCTTCGACTATGCCTCTGACTTGCATAGCCTTGGACTGGTTATTATCGCATTAGCTGCCAATGTGATGTGGAACCATGGCTTTAAATACGGCGTAAAAACCACGGTGATACAACTACTTTGTACATACATTGTAGTGCGCTTTGTCCTTATGCCATTTACCAATTTTAGTATTGCTAACCTGGCTATTATGTACGAAGCAGTTGCATCTTCAATTGTTGCTGCGCCTAAAGCGTATATTATTCTGGTATTAACAGCATTTATCGCATCAAGGGCTAATTTGCGTTATGGGTGGGAGTTTAATGGCATTTTGCTACCCGCGTTACTTGCCCTGCAATTACTCCAACCGAGTAAATTACTTACTTCATTTATTGAAACAGCGGTGATACTGATTGCCGGTGGCGCATTATTACGCTTTACAAAGCTTAAGAACGCCAATTTAGAAGGCGCAAGACTGCTGTTCTTTTTCTTCAACATTGGCTTTATTTATAAGCTATCGCTGAATTACCTCCTCATAAATTATTACCCAACCGTTAAAGTGACCGACACCTTTGCCTTTGGTTATATGCTATCTACATTATTAGCGCTAAAAATTTATCAAAAAAGTGCGCTAGGTTTAATTATACGGGCAACTTTTCAAACCTCTATTTTAGGCGGAGCACTAGCAATCTTAATTGGCTTTCTTATTATGTTTGTACCCGGTTTATTCAATAAGCAAACGCAAAATTTCCCGGCCATTTCACCAGATCATTTATCAATACCCGCGTTGGTCAGTGATTATAAAGGCGCTCTTTATACAGCGAGTCAAACACAATTTACCATTGGCCAATATCAACAAAATTTAAATATAAACCGCTTTAAATCTGCAGTTACTAAACTTGTTGAGAATCCTAAAGAGCAGTTTAAAATTGCGCAAAATATATTTAATGAGCTGGGTTTTGAATTACAACAAGATACACGGTACTTATACATCCATGACCGCTCACAAGACACTCTTAGGGGGTTGTTTATCATCACTAAACAACCGCACGCACAGCACATTGTTACAGTACCCTATCCTACCAATGAGCGATTAGCGAGCGACAGCGCAACGCTACTTTTTGAACATTTAAACAGTTACGCTTTAGCAATGGGGACCGCTAAAAACTCATTGCAAAGTGGCATTAATATTCCACAGAGCCCCTATTATCAAGCTTTTATAGAAGCACTGCCATTAACGGAAGTACTGCAAATCAGAGAACTAAACAAACGCAGTAGAAAAACGTTGCCGACAGGGTACGATAGAAATGACTGTCAAGCCTGGGCATATAATCAACTTCCTCACTCTCTTAATCAAAGTGAACTCAGCACGTTATTAGCCTGTAACAAGTTTGCTTTTGGTTTGAGTGACAAGGCAAATTTACCCCACCCGAACTATACATTTAGTATGTTAGAGATTTACGTCAATAATTATAGCTATACTCAATTACTTGCAAAAGTTTCTCTAACACAAAACTCAGAGCAGCAATTTCCTATCGAACATCGTAAGCTTACGCTAAATAAGGCCATTGATGAATTTGCACCTCACATTAGTGCTAAAGGGAGTGAGCACTTTTCTGCCTTATCTCATAAAGAAGCGGCGCTTTGGGAGTTTGAGATACTCAGACCGCTTTATCGGCTTACTGATGAACTAAAAAATCGCAGTTTAGACCAAGACATATTCAATCGCTTAGCAAATATTAATAAAATAGCCCATTTTCATGGCTATAAAATCACCCACTTTAGTGATGGGTTATATGACTTTTTAATGCTTTCACCCAGAGCAGGCACACAATATTACCAACAAGGTCAAGGTTTATATATCATTCGAATAGGAAATGCGCAGTTACTAAATATTCAAGTACCCAGACCTCTTTTTGAAAGCTTAACACTAAAATTTGCGGGATCGTTGTACAAGTCTACCAATGCCAAAATATTGCTTGTAGCTGGTGCTCACCCACTTGCGTCTACTGAAGCAAATGTAATGAAGCCCACTAACACGACCTCGTTATTTAATGTTGTGCATCAAAGCTTGCTTAGATATTACTACGCAAAACCGGTGCTAAATTTACAAATACGCAGCCATGGAGCGCCGTCAGCAATTCGGCCAACTGCACTTTCATTTGCCAACACCACTCCGAGTGACGACCACGAGGAGTTGCTAATGAGTCTGCATCGGGGGCTTTCTCAATTAGGGGTAAGTTATGAAAGAGTGGCCGGTCAGTCAAAAACACGGGGGCTGGAGCTTGGCTCTTCTGCACAAACTGGTTATGAGGTTTTTTCAACGCGCAGTGAGCTTGCAGCACTTTGGTTAGCTTCCGATTATAAGCAAGTGTTTGCGGTATCCAACTCAGCACTTCAGCAGCGCTTTGTTGCGATATCCACAAATACCTCTGTGCAACAACTGCAGCTCGATGAGCTTAGGCTTAGACAGTGGCACGCACTAACATCAGCACAGCTCACTGCAATCAATCAATTGACAGAGCAATACACAACAACTCAGCACTTGCCGGCTCTCAGTCAAATCTGTGAGGTTCTATCTCAATGCACACTCAACACAGGTGTCATTACTGAGCTCAATGAGCTAGTACTGCTGATAAAGCAAAATAATCATTTAGTAGCCTTGTTTATGCCAACCAGAAATATACTTTTGAATAAGCAAAACTACACGGAAATCCTAAAAGGAGAATACCGTGTACTGGATTAA
- the tyrR gene encoding transcriptional regulator TyrR — MRLEIHCADRIGIAQEILNILVSYQVDLKGIEVDSVNCRMYVSFPPIEFEQFQKIMPEIRLIDGVEDVRTTAFLPSEREHNELYTLLSALPDGVISIDAKGWVRHCNDAASKDLNQPESEIIGANINNLLKGFNFTRWLEGKEVLGQTTRVEVAGEDYIADILPISVPQGNEQDVLAGAVINIKSQSRLGQQVSAFRRYGQESFATIHNQSTAMRRVVREARKMAQLEAPILITGETGTGKELLARACHYASNRSLKPFIALSCASLPDDVAESELFGYAGYEENSAPKRGVLEQADGGTVFLDEVGEMSKQLQTKLLRFLQDGTFRKVGDENEVKVNVRIVAATQKDLPAMVQEGSFREDLYYRINVLTLEIAPLRDRKADIGPLAEHFIQKYAQQNGQPAPKLSLECLEFLEQYPWPGNVRQLENSIYRAVSLLDDQELRTEHMQLPTFTHDLGYLESDFEGSLEQAVKRFEATLLRKLYPAYPSSRQLAKRLGLSHTAVANKLREYGINRKTVKV; from the coding sequence ATGCGTCTTGAAATTCATTGTGCAGACCGAATTGGTATTGCCCAAGAAATACTGAATATACTGGTTAGTTACCAAGTTGATTTAAAAGGCATTGAAGTTGACTCGGTCAATTGTCGAATGTATGTCAGCTTTCCGCCTATTGAATTTGAACAATTTCAAAAAATAATGCCCGAAATTAGGTTAATCGATGGTGTTGAAGACGTAAGGACAACGGCATTTTTGCCCTCAGAAAGAGAACATAACGAACTTTATACTCTATTGAGTGCCTTGCCTGATGGCGTGATATCGATCGATGCTAAAGGATGGGTTCGCCACTGCAATGATGCTGCGAGTAAAGATTTGAATCAACCAGAGTCAGAAATTATTGGTGCGAATATTAATAATTTACTAAAGGGTTTTAATTTTACTCGTTGGTTAGAGGGGAAAGAAGTTTTAGGCCAAACAACTCGCGTTGAAGTGGCTGGTGAAGACTACATCGCTGATATTCTGCCAATTTCTGTGCCACAAGGAAATGAACAAGATGTGCTTGCTGGAGCTGTAATCAATATTAAATCGCAAAGTCGACTAGGGCAACAGGTCAGTGCATTTCGTCGTTATGGTCAAGAAAGTTTTGCGACAATCCATAATCAAAGCACCGCGATGCGACGTGTGGTAAGAGAAGCTCGCAAAATGGCACAGCTAGAAGCGCCTATTTTGATCACCGGTGAAACAGGAACCGGCAAAGAGCTATTGGCTAGAGCATGTCATTATGCATCCAATCGTTCTTTAAAACCTTTTATTGCTTTGTCTTGTGCTTCTTTACCGGACGATGTTGCTGAATCTGAGTTATTCGGCTATGCGGGCTATGAGGAAAATTCAGCACCAAAACGAGGTGTGTTGGAGCAAGCAGATGGCGGTACTGTCTTTTTAGACGAAGTCGGTGAAATGTCTAAACAACTGCAAACTAAGCTGCTTCGATTTTTACAAGATGGCACATTCCGTAAAGTCGGTGATGAGAACGAAGTAAAAGTTAATGTGCGTATTGTTGCAGCGACCCAAAAAGATTTACCTGCAATGGTTCAAGAAGGCAGCTTTAGAGAAGATTTATACTATCGCATAAATGTATTAACCCTTGAAATCGCTCCCTTAAGAGATAGAAAAGCAGATATTGGTCCGTTGGCTGAGCACTTCATTCAAAAGTACGCGCAACAAAATGGACAGCCCGCACCTAAGTTATCACTGGAATGCTTGGAGTTTTTAGAGCAATACCCATGGCCGGGAAATGTTCGTCAGTTAGAAAACTCAATTTATAGAGCCGTTTCTTTACTAGACGACCAAGAGTTGCGTACAGAGCATATGCAACTCCCTACTTTTACCCATGATCTGGGCTATTTAGAGTCGGATTTTGAAGGGTCTTTAGAGCAAGCGGTGAAGCGCTTTGAGGCGACGCTTTTGAGAAAGCTATATCCCGCTTACCCAAGCTCTAGGCAACTTGCCAAACGTTTAGGGCTGAGCCATACCGCAGTGGCCAATAAGTTAAGAGAGTATGGTATCAACCGTAAAACGGTAAAGGTATAA
- a CDS encoding thioesterase family protein → MNLYFRLLLLFWKIKKNKQYQSLLESVTCDFKVLPSDCDVNLHLTNSRYLAFMDLARTWMTERIGLFKAVMKRRWFPIVNATAITYIRDIKPFESFTVSTRLVGWDHKYFYIEQKFHSARGLHAIAYVRGVFRKKGGIVSVEEMLEVAGFDGPNPTLPAEIQHWKAMLEEKKNSNL, encoded by the coding sequence ATGAATTTGTACTTTCGACTACTATTGCTGTTTTGGAAAATCAAAAAGAATAAGCAATATCAATCACTTTTAGAATCTGTGACATGCGATTTTAAAGTATTGCCAAGTGACTGTGATGTTAATTTACACTTAACTAATTCGCGATACTTGGCTTTTATGGATTTGGCTAGGACATGGATGACAGAACGTATTGGGTTGTTTAAAGCCGTCATGAAAAGACGTTGGTTTCCAATTGTTAATGCTACAGCGATCACCTATATCCGCGATATAAAGCCTTTTGAATCATTTACTGTGTCTACTCGCTTGGTTGGGTGGGATCACAAGTATTTTTATATCGAGCAAAAATTTCATTCAGCTCGAGGTTTGCATGCAATCGCTTATGTACGAGGCGTATTTCGAAAAAAGGGCGGTATAGTAAGCGTAGAAGAGATGCTTGAGGTGGCAGGGTTTGATGGGCCTAACCCGACGTTACCTGCTGAGATACAGCATTGGAAAGCCATGTTGGAAGAAAAAAAGAATAGTAATTTATAA
- a CDS encoding OmpW/AlkL family protein, with product MKTLSTALISALLVAAPFAQAQFSVNVGAINVNPSNTASHIDQNKALGLVADSDTQLGLTFDYQYSENITFELIAATPFSHTVNGAGGLQGAEIAKVKHLPPTLLAQYHFFGADAAFRPFVGAGLNYTVFFDEEATQALRTTLGTNDVKVDLDSSFGVALQVGFNYDLSDKWGLHGMISKMDINTDATVYANGAKALTSDVELDPIVAMFGVKYKF from the coding sequence ATGAAAACACTTAGCACAGCCTTAATTTCTGCTTTACTCGTAGCTGCACCTTTTGCACAAGCACAGTTTAGCGTCAACGTTGGTGCAATTAACGTAAACCCGAGTAACACAGCGTCTCATATTGATCAAAATAAAGCACTGGGATTAGTTGCAGACTCTGATACTCAGTTAGGCCTAACGTTTGACTACCAATATTCAGAAAACATTACTTTTGAACTTATCGCTGCAACGCCATTCTCACATACCGTTAATGGCGCGGGTGGCCTACAAGGCGCGGAGATCGCTAAAGTTAAACACTTACCACCAACATTACTAGCGCAATACCACTTTTTTGGTGCTGATGCCGCGTTTCGCCCATTTGTTGGTGCAGGTTTAAATTACACGGTATTTTTTGACGAAGAAGCGACTCAGGCCCTGCGCACAACGCTTGGCACTAATGATGTAAAAGTAGATTTAGACAGCTCGTTTGGCGTTGCGTTGCAAGTTGGTTTTAACTACGACTTGAGCGACAAGTGGGGTCTTCACGGTATGATTTCAAAAATGGATATCAACACCGATGCTACTGTATATGCAAACGGTGCGAAGGCACTTACATCTGATGTTGAACTAGACCCTATTGTGGCAATGTTCGGTGTTAAATATAAGTTCTAA